One Lysinibacillus fusiformis genomic window carries:
- the pepF gene encoding oligoendopeptidase F, with protein sequence MASNSNQVLMRNEIPEELTWRLEDIFATDAQWEEELKEVAAFAKEAPSYAGTLKNGADALLAVLTYYDQIYERTMKLYTYAHMRYDQDTTNSFYQDMNSRIQTLATNISAALSFLTPEILSLSEDTIESYLAENKDLQLYKQSLKEITMARPHVLPAEQEAILAQMSEVTGTASNTFSMLNNADMVFPKVKNEDGEEVQLTHGNYIKFLESKDRTVREAAFKAMYETYGHFKNTFAATLTGNVKKHNVSARIRHYDSARHAAMSNNFIPENVYDQLVETIHKHLPVMQRYIALRKKLLGVEELHMWDLFTPLVKEVDMKMPYDEAKAILVKSLAPLGEEYQDIVQSGLDHRWVDVKENKGKRSGAYSSGAYGTNPYILMNWQDNVDNLFTLAHEFGHSVHSYYTRNNQPFVYGDYSIFVAEVASTCNEELLNDYLLKTIEDPQQKIYLLNHWLDGFRSTVFRQTMFAEFEHLIHQMDQNGESLTSERLTEVYYDLNKQYFGEDMVVDKEIGLEWARIPHFYYNYYVYQYATGKSAATALSKQILEEGAPAVERYINNFLKAGCSDFPIEVLKAAGVDMNVAKPIDDACKVFEERLNELEKLLLNN encoded by the coding sequence ATGAGAAATGAAATACCAGAAGAGTTAACTTGGCGCTTGGAGGACATTTTTGCAACAGATGCGCAGTGGGAAGAGGAATTAAAAGAAGTCGCAGCATTTGCAAAAGAGGCACCAAGCTATGCAGGTACTTTAAAAAATGGTGCAGACGCCTTATTAGCAGTCCTAACGTATTACGATCAAATTTACGAACGCACGATGAAGCTCTACACGTATGCTCATATGCGTTACGACCAAGATACAACGAATAGCTTTTATCAAGATATGAATAGCCGTATCCAAACGTTAGCGACAAATATTTCAGCCGCCCTATCGTTTTTAACGCCAGAAATTTTATCTTTAAGTGAAGATACAATCGAAAGTTACTTAGCGGAAAATAAAGATTTACAATTATATAAGCAATCTTTGAAAGAGATTACCATGGCACGCCCACATGTATTACCTGCTGAACAGGAAGCGATACTTGCACAAATGTCTGAGGTAACCGGTACAGCATCGAATACATTTAGTATGTTGAACAATGCTGATATGGTCTTCCCAAAAGTGAAAAATGAAGATGGGGAAGAGGTTCAGCTCACACATGGTAACTATATTAAGTTTTTAGAAAGTAAAGATCGAACTGTGCGGGAAGCGGCATTTAAAGCAATGTACGAAACATATGGTCATTTTAAAAATACATTTGCTGCTACACTAACAGGCAATGTGAAAAAACATAATGTGAGTGCACGAATTCGTCATTATGATTCGGCTCGTCATGCAGCAATGTCGAATAATTTTATTCCAGAAAATGTGTACGATCAATTAGTGGAGACAATTCACAAGCATTTACCAGTTATGCAGCGTTACATTGCATTACGTAAGAAACTGTTAGGTGTGGAAGAATTGCATATGTGGGATCTATTCACCCCGCTTGTAAAAGAGGTAGACATGAAAATGCCTTACGATGAAGCCAAGGCCATTTTAGTGAAGTCTTTAGCCCCACTTGGTGAGGAGTATCAGGATATTGTACAAAGTGGTCTGGATCATCGATGGGTAGATGTGAAAGAAAATAAAGGAAAGCGTAGTGGTGCATACTCATCAGGTGCATATGGAACGAATCCTTATATTTTAATGAACTGGCAGGATAATGTGGATAATCTATTTACATTAGCACATGAGTTTGGTCATAGTGTTCACAGTTATTACACGCGCAATAATCAGCCGTTTGTCTATGGAGACTATTCAATTTTTGTGGCAGAAGTGGCGTCCACATGTAACGAAGAGTTATTAAACGATTATCTACTTAAAACAATCGAAGACCCTCAACAAAAGATTTATTTATTAAACCATTGGCTTGATGGCTTCCGCAGTACAGTCTTCCGACAAACAATGTTTGCTGAGTTTGAACATTTGATTCATCAAATGGATCAAAATGGAGAGTCCTTAACATCAGAACGTTTAACCGAAGTTTATTATGATTTAAATAAGCAATACTTCGGCGAAGATATGGTGGTAGATAAGGAAATTGGTTTAGAATGGGCACGAATTCCACATTTCTACTACAATTACTATGTCTATCAATATGCAACAGGAAAATCAGCGGCAACTGCATTAAGTAAACAAATTCTAGAAGAGGGTGCACCGGCTGTGGAACGTTATATTAATAACTTCCTAAAAGCAGGTTGCTCAGATTTCCCAATTGAAGTATTAAAAGCAGCAGGTGTTGATATGAATGTGGCGAAACCAATTGATGATGCTTGTAAAGTATTTGAAGAGCGTTTAAATGAACTGGAAAAATTATTGTTAAATAATTAA
- a CDS encoding DsbA family protein produces MNNIQMLQEPTPTISTANKPIELYIFVDPLCPEAFSMQAIIRKLQLEYNHYFTWRFVLSTELSSLNCLSKRTKGCESGIELDINHPVLPSIAIKAAELQGKRAGARYLSKLQEYVVLNHEDVNSYATLLKIAEDVLLDMNEFTVDFGSKEAARAFQCDLYIKREMEVDEVPSIVFFNECIEDEGLKVSGSYAYEVYEQILQEMMDEQLIRQPLPTIEELFLKYHTLSTNEIAFIYSLTEQSAERELKKRMLQQKIERIQTDHATLWRTK; encoded by the coding sequence GTGAATAATATTCAAATGCTACAAGAGCCAACTCCTACGATTTCTACTGCCAATAAGCCAATTGAATTGTATATTTTCGTAGATCCACTTTGCCCTGAAGCTTTCAGTATGCAAGCTATTATTCGCAAATTACAACTAGAGTATAATCATTATTTCACATGGCGCTTTGTACTAAGCACAGAGCTTTCTTCTCTTAATTGTCTGAGCAAACGTACGAAAGGCTGTGAATCTGGTATTGAGCTCGACATCAACCACCCTGTTTTACCTTCTATTGCCATCAAGGCAGCAGAGTTACAAGGGAAACGTGCAGGAGCACGCTATTTGTCCAAATTACAAGAATATGTAGTACTGAATCATGAAGATGTAAATTCCTATGCGACTCTCTTAAAAATTGCAGAGGATGTCCTATTAGATATGAATGAATTCACTGTAGATTTCGGTTCTAAGGAAGCTGCACGCGCCTTCCAATGCGATTTATATATTAAACGCGAAATGGAAGTAGATGAAGTACCAAGTATCGTATTTTTCAATGAGTGCATTGAAGATGAGGGACTAAAAGTAAGTGGTAGCTACGCTTATGAAGTTTACGAGCAAATATTACAAGAAATGATGGATGAACAACTCATCCGTCAACCATTACCAACAATTGAAGAATTATTTCTGAAATATCATACACTATCTACAAATGAAATAGCCTTCATCTATTCATTAACCGAACAATCAGCTGAACGCGAATTAAAAAAACGAATGCTGCAACAAAAAATTGAACGTATTCAAACAGACCACGCTACTTTATGGCGTACAAAATAA
- a CDS encoding globin domain-containing protein, translating to MSRKYTVPYEELGAEKLSELIHAFYKRVAQHPELIPIFPKDLTETARKQIQFQTQYLGGPNLFTEEHGHPMMRARHMNFAITPDRAQAWLECMAEAMDEVGLEGKFRETYYQRLVLTAHHMINKPNDDEGELLRE from the coding sequence ATGAGTCGAAAATACACTGTTCCTTATGAGGAGCTGGGAGCTGAAAAACTTTCAGAACTCATACATGCGTTCTATAAAAGAGTCGCTCAGCATCCTGAACTAATTCCAATCTTTCCGAAAGATTTAACAGAAACTGCCCGCAAGCAAATTCAATTTCAAACACAGTATTTAGGTGGACCAAATCTTTTTACTGAAGAACACGGACATCCAATGATGCGTGCACGACACATGAATTTTGCCATTACACCTGATCGAGCACAAGCTTGGCTTGAATGTATGGCCGAAGCGATGGATGAAGTTGGTTTGGAAGGAAAGTTCCGTGAAACCTATTATCAGCGTTTAGTATTAACAGCTCATCACATGATTAATAAACCTAATGACGATGAGGGGGAATTATTACGTGAATAA
- a CDS encoding lytic transglycosylase domain-containing protein produces MDIQSLKTLLEIQALQTLGSTESSASNALTDNNSIFSDMIGELLGDATTASSAKMSSLLGMSSSSSTSDIMSQLGNLTNAFGNTSNMTIQSLLYKGANSVYIPASVYTALANAPSSTKLDSYVSDDVIGSTAYANSLAGASSYASIIEKAAATYNVPDKLIAAVIKQESNFNATAVSRAGAQGLMQLMPKTAQYLGVTNAFDPEQNIMAGAKYLRQMLDKFDNDPSLALAAYNAGASRVTKYGGIPPFKETQNYVKKVMNYFTA; encoded by the coding sequence TTGGATATCCAATCACTTAAGACTTTACTTGAAATACAAGCACTGCAAACACTAGGTTCTACTGAAAGTTCGGCATCGAATGCTCTAACAGACAATAACTCTATCTTTTCTGATATGATTGGCGAATTGCTTGGCGATGCCACAACAGCTAGCAGTGCAAAAATGTCGAGTTTACTCGGGATGAGTTCTTCTTCCAGTACTTCAGATATCATGAGTCAGCTTGGTAATTTAACAAATGCATTTGGCAATACGTCAAATATGACCATTCAATCGTTACTTTATAAAGGTGCTAATTCAGTTTATATACCTGCATCTGTTTATACAGCCTTAGCAAATGCACCATCTAGCACAAAGTTGGATTCCTATGTTTCAGATGATGTTATCGGCTCAACAGCTTATGCAAATTCGCTTGCAGGGGCAAGCAGTTATGCCTCAATCATTGAAAAGGCTGCAGCTACGTATAATGTACCCGATAAACTAATCGCTGCTGTTATAAAACAAGAATCTAATTTTAATGCTACTGCTGTAAGTCGTGCAGGGGCACAGGGTTTAATGCAATTAATGCCAAAAACAGCTCAATATTTAGGTGTTACAAATGCCTTTGATCCAGAGCAAAATATAATGGCAGGAGCAAAATACTTACGTCAAATGCTCGATAAATTCGATAACGATCCATCCCTAGCATTAGCAGCCTATAATGCCGGTGCTTCGCGGGTGACAAAATATGGCGGCATCCCACCTTTTAAGGAAACGCAGAATTATGTCAAAAAAGTGATGAATTACTTCACAGCTTAA
- a CDS encoding CYTH domain-containing protein, which produces MSQQLEIEFKNLLTKQQYEQLLKDFHIHDNAIHRQTNHYYDTPLHALRNLKSGLRIRQIDNYYECTLKERTAAHEHLETTNELSAEQAKKMLNGEGFFAPEVAKRLAKYDIPLDELEVFGSLTTDRVEIPYKEGLLVFDHSFYLQCDDYEVEYESNDVIKGNVIFDEFLQQYEIKKQVTDKKIARFMKALQANKKQE; this is translated from the coding sequence ATGTCACAACAACTTGAAATTGAATTTAAAAATCTCTTAACAAAACAACAATACGAGCAATTATTAAAAGATTTCCATATTCACGACAATGCTATTCATCGTCAAACAAATCATTATTACGACACACCACTTCATGCTCTTCGAAATTTAAAAAGTGGGCTACGTATTCGACAAATCGACAACTATTATGAATGTACCTTAAAAGAAAGAACAGCAGCACATGAACACCTTGAAACGACGAATGAATTAAGTGCCGAGCAGGCAAAGAAAATGCTGAATGGTGAGGGCTTTTTTGCCCCTGAAGTAGCTAAAAGACTGGCTAAATATGATATCCCTTTAGATGAATTAGAAGTATTTGGTTCTCTTACTACGGACCGTGTCGAAATTCCTTACAAAGAAGGACTTCTTGTATTTGATCATTCTTTCTATTTGCAGTGTGACGATTATGAGGTAGAATATGAATCAAATGATGTAATAAAAGGTAATGTAATCTTCGACGAATTTCTACAACAATATGAGATTAAAAAACAAGTTACAGATAAAAAAATTGCACGCTTTATGAAAGCATTGCAAGCAAATAAAAAACAAGAATGA
- a CDS encoding UPF0738 family protein, with product MRKIYTIELFNFENQQLHFSLNDNEINLQLKPAAQLIADSDDFAFIYLLDAGEDYHYLRFPTSSWVNLVHILQTKQNPMLQVGEEAMELTNFYEELEMLVYNIEGNYNYGAEFVQAVEQHFKAVLAE from the coding sequence GTGCGTAAAATTTATACGATAGAATTATTTAATTTTGAAAATCAGCAACTTCATTTTAGTTTAAACGACAATGAAATAAATTTACAGTTAAAGCCTGCGGCACAATTGATTGCAGATTCAGATGATTTTGCATTTATTTATTTACTCGATGCAGGAGAGGACTATCATTACTTGCGTTTTCCTACGAGTAGTTGGGTAAATCTTGTACATATTTTACAAACAAAGCAAAATCCAATGTTACAAGTAGGAGAAGAAGCGATGGAGCTTACTAACTTCTACGAAGAATTGGAAATGCTCGTGTATAATATTGAAGGAAATTACAATTATGGAGCAGAATTTGTTCAAGCAGTGGAACAACACTTCAAGGCAGTTCTCGCTGAATAA
- a CDS encoding GTP pyrophosphokinase: MGQWEIFLSPYKQAVDELKIKLKGMRSQFGIVNANSPIEFVTGRVKPLASIYDKTLEKGLAFEPSKQLGDELGDIAGVRIMCQFVDDISTVTELIRQRKDMRVVEERDYITHSKPSGYRSHHMIVEYPVETIQGKKVVLAEIQIRTLAMNFWASIEHSLNYKYKGMFPEEIKNRLQSAAEAAFRLDEEMSSIRSEIQEAQAYFSEYKEASNPNLLTEKERDAQ, from the coding sequence ATGGGACAATGGGAGATTTTTTTAAGTCCTTATAAACAAGCAGTAGATGAATTAAAAATAAAATTAAAGGGTATGCGTTCTCAGTTTGGCATTGTTAATGCAAACTCACCAATAGAATTTGTAACAGGACGTGTAAAACCGTTAGCAAGTATATATGATAAAACTTTAGAAAAGGGACTAGCCTTTGAACCTTCGAAGCAACTAGGCGATGAACTTGGGGATATTGCAGGTGTACGTATTATGTGTCAATTTGTAGACGATATCTCTACCGTGACTGAGCTGATCCGACAGCGTAAGGACATGCGAGTAGTGGAAGAGCGAGACTATATTACACATAGCAAACCAAGTGGCTATCGTTCGCATCATATGATTGTAGAATATCCAGTTGAGACGATACAGGGAAAAAAAGTTGTACTAGCAGAAATTCAAATACGTACACTCGCCATGAATTTCTGGGCTTCGATTGAGCATTCCTTAAACTATAAATATAAAGGCATGTTCCCAGAGGAAATTAAAAATCGCCTACAGAGTGCAGCGGAGGCAGCTTTCCGATTAGATGAAGAAATGTCATCGATTCGCAGTGAAATCCAAGAAGCACAGGCCTACTTTAGTGAATACAAAGAAGCATCGAATCCTAATTTACTAACAGAGAAGGAGCGTGACGCGCAATGA